In Lacerta agilis isolate rLacAgi1 chromosome 1, rLacAgi1.pri, whole genome shotgun sequence, the following proteins share a genomic window:
- the SPC25 gene encoding kinetochore protein Spc25, with translation MAQEKGDDEPAKLAEHMKELWNKFKTTCSNEKIDQTLRLSDLCMESLCKLSDKWSKRLIDGDKMITKFHEYTDEACQKNKSIEEKQEKLTEVLADLKDGKKEEADLMATIQELREELIIKSKIKSEPTEEIMERLHKSEKLFRERLGLEIRKTSASHLQFIFRCVDHKDLEKPYVLTLTINEEGAYEVVSCFPPLDCIEELQQKVRETSNFSAFIANIRKAFIALTFK, from the exons ATGGCCCAGGAAAAAGGTGATGATGAACCGGCAAAACTTGCAGAACACATGAAGGAATTATGGAATAAGTTCAAAACCACTTGTAGCAATGAGAAGATTGACCAGACGCTGAGGCTGAGTGATTTATGCATGGAGTCTTTATGCAAACTTTCAG ATAAATGGTCGAAGAGATTAATAGATGGGGACAAGATGATCACTAAATTTCATGAGTATACAGATG AAGCCTGTCAGAAGAACAAATCCATTGAGGAAAAACAGGAGAAATTAACCGAAGTACTTGCTGACCTTAAGGATGGCAAAAAGGAAGAGGCAGACTTGATGGCCACTATTCAAGAGCTCAGAGAAGAATTGATCATAAAAAGTAAAA TTAAAAGTGAGCCCACAGAAGAAATCATGGAAAGACTTCATAAGTCTGAAAAACTATTTAGAGAGCGGCTTGGGTTAGAAATACGCAAAACTAGTG CAAGTCATTTGCAGTTTATATTTCGCTGTGTTGACCACAAAGATCTTGAGAAACCATACGTACTTACCCTTACCATAAATGAAGAGGGAGCTTATGAAG TGGTTTCTTGTTTCCCCCCTCTGGACTGTATAGAAGAACTGCAGCAAAAAGTGAGGGAAACCAGCAATTTTTCTGCGTTTATTGCTAACATCAGGAAAGCCTTCATCGCTTTGACTTTTAAATGA